From the Thermostichus vulcanus str. 'Rupite' genome, the window ATCTCCGCTTGCGAAAGAGCTTGGCCATCTTTAACCAGCCACAAACCAGCCACAAACAGATCCGTCACATCTGGCATCAGCTTCTGAATGCTGGCCAAGTTGGTCATGGTATCGGGGTCGAAGGGGACAAAGCGAACCCGATCCTTACCCATCAACACCAAGGGACGACCCCGCACCACCTTGTCATCCTCCGGGCGACCGGGAATGAAGGTTTTATGGTTGGCGGCCATGACCGGCCCGACCATGATGTTGCTGGCAGAGTTGATCCAGGGGATCGAGAAAAAGCTGCCGTTGATGCCCGCATCCGCTTGATAGCGCTGGGCGAGGGTACTGACCTCATACCGACGCTCCGCATGCACCGTGGCAGCCCGTCCGCCGCGAATGGTAAGGGTGCGCACCTGATCGATCACTTCATCGGTCAACGCCAAAGGTTGGGTCACGTCGAGCAAGTAGTCGGGGCTGCGGCTCAGGTTGATGGTTTTGGCCCCGATAATCGCCTCAGTGATGCGGAATTGGTTAAAGCGGCGCACCTCCAGCAGGTTGGGGGATTGCCCGGTAAAGCCGGGATCCATGGTGAAGGACATCAGGTAGCCAGCCTCCGCCAGGTATTGCATCACCCGCTCATCCCGATTGCCTTCCGGGTAGGCAAAGTAATCGATGGGATGGCCCAGTTCCTCCTCCAGCTTGGT encodes:
- a CDS encoding polysaccharide deacetylase family protein yields the protein AREPQLERDPFALDPLASLSYVPSIMYHDVVASRKEVWFDTTLAELRQHFEAIKQAGVTPIHIDQLYKHLRDGDPLPEKAILLTFDDAYLGLYENAYPLLKEYNFPAAYFVQTGFVGVPTSKDHFTWDQMREMDASGLIDFAAHTVNHPPDLRVLEDARLRREVFDCKTKLEEELGHPIDYFAYPEGNRDERVMQYLAEAGYLMSFTMDPGFTGQSPNLLEVRRFNQFRITEAIIGAKTINLSRSPDYLLDVTQPLALTDEVIDQVRTLTIRGGRAATVHAERRYEVSTLAQRYQADAGINGSFFSIPWINSASNIMVGPVMAANHKTFIPGRPEDDKVVRGRPLVLMGKDRVRFVPFDPDTMTNLASIQKLMPDVTDLFVAGLWLVKDGQALSQAE